The following proteins are encoded in a genomic region of Pseudodesulfovibrio mercurii:
- the nadA gene encoding quinolinate synthase NadA — MENAKETIFRIKDERGDSLAILGHHYQSDEVIDCTDIRGDSLELARKINGLSAEHVVFCGVYFMAESAAILARPGQKIHIPDATATCPMADMAEAGRVRKTLAILGESGRKIVPLTYVNSSAAVKGVVGEHGGSVCTSANARVMLEWALNQGDAVLFLPDQHLGNNTGDVLGIPEDQRLLLPRDVIHGDPALAVNPEDAEGKKLILWPGYCPVHVEFTLEAVRAIRENEPEAKIVVHPECDPAIVRAVDGNGSTTFLIRYADEAPAGSTVYIGTEENLVKRLAAKYAGCKTIRPLRTALCEDMGKTTLENLARTLETLDTAAPVTVSNAVKEPAKLALDRMLAVCS, encoded by the coding sequence GTGGAAAACGCCAAGGAAACCATTTTCCGGATCAAGGACGAACGGGGCGACTCCCTGGCCATTCTCGGCCACCACTACCAGTCCGACGAGGTCATCGACTGCACGGACATCCGCGGCGACTCCCTGGAGCTGGCCCGCAAGATCAACGGCCTGAGCGCCGAGCACGTGGTCTTCTGCGGGGTCTATTTCATGGCCGAATCCGCGGCCATCCTGGCCCGCCCCGGCCAGAAGATCCACATCCCGGACGCCACCGCCACCTGCCCCATGGCCGACATGGCCGAGGCGGGCCGCGTGCGCAAGACCCTGGCCATCCTCGGCGAGAGCGGCCGGAAGATCGTGCCCCTGACCTACGTCAACTCCTCGGCCGCCGTGAAGGGCGTGGTCGGCGAGCATGGCGGCTCGGTCTGCACCTCTGCCAACGCCAGGGTCATGCTCGAATGGGCCCTGAACCAGGGCGACGCCGTGCTCTTCCTGCCCGACCAGCACCTGGGCAACAACACCGGCGACGTGCTCGGCATCCCCGAGGACCAGCGCCTGCTCCTGCCCCGCGACGTCATCCACGGCGACCCGGCCCTGGCCGTCAATCCCGAGGACGCCGAGGGCAAAAAGCTCATCCTCTGGCCCGGCTACTGCCCGGTCCACGTGGAGTTCACCCTGGAGGCCGTGCGCGCCATCCGCGAGAACGAGCCCGAGGCCAAGATCGTGGTCCACCCCGAGTGCGACCCGGCCATTGTCCGGGCCGTGGACGGCAACGGCTCCACCACCTTCCTGATCCGTTACGCGGACGAGGCCCCGGCCGGTTCCACGGTGTACATCGGCACCGAGGAGAACCTGGTCAAACGGCTGGCCGCAAAGTACGCGGGCTGCAAGACCATCCGGCCGCTGCGCACCGCCCTGTGCGAGGACATGGGCAAGACCACCCTGGAGAACCTCGCGCGCACCCTTGAAACCCTAGACACCGCCGCGCCCGTCACGGTGAGCAACGCCGTGAAGGAGCCCGCCAAGCTGGCCCTGGACCGCATGCTCGCCGTTTGCTCCTAG
- a CDS encoding NIL domain-containing protein, translated as MQEVKNGFRKIVYLSFPPEVSGRPVVCNLLRKFDLSFNILKADISPRHEGTMTLEVSGREDEFHKGIGYLKENGVRITPVAHKIFRDEDACIHCGVCTAMCPTDALALDRETLKVVFNVDKCSACGMCTRVCPVKCMTLDMDENGRS; from the coding sequence ATGCAAGAAGTCAAGAATGGTTTCAGGAAGATCGTCTACCTTTCCTTCCCGCCGGAAGTCTCCGGCAGGCCCGTGGTCTGCAACCTGCTGCGCAAGTTCGACCTGAGCTTCAACATCCTCAAGGCGGACATCTCCCCGCGCCACGAGGGGACCATGACCCTCGAGGTCTCGGGCCGGGAGGACGAGTTCCACAAGGGCATCGGCTACCTCAAGGAGAACGGTGTGCGCATCACCCCGGTGGCGCACAAGATCTTCCGCGACGAGGACGCCTGCATCCACTGCGGGGTGTGCACGGCCATGTGCCCCACCGACGCCCTGGCCCTGGACCGCGAGACCCTCAAGGTCGTCTTCAACGTGGACAAGTGTTCCGCCTGCGGCATGTGCACCCGCGTCTGCCCGGTCAAGTGCATGACCCTCGACATGGACGAAAACGGCAGGTCCTAA
- the mgtE gene encoding magnesium transporter: MSVKEEYTPRPDEELDDMAAVDFESQHPADAAETIEGLDIADQVKFIKQLPIKDAAESIAEMDDLDQKALISSLNRGLAARIVEEMAPDDATDLLDGLSDDLQKALLSRVAAEDRAELKTLLTFDPDTAGGVMNTEVVILDQDLNADEAVAKIREEVEDKEIPYYAYLVDKKDRLVGVLSLRDLLLAKRGSHLRDLVKTQNLISVGYNVDKEEVAHLIAHYNFLALPVVDFGNRLLGVVTVDDVIDIIHEEASEDMQAMVGAGADETTDSPWLYSLRMRLPWLILNVIFSAVSAWVVHLFEGNIAQMAVLAVLMPVVANQAGNTGQQALAVMIRQLAMERFDRKRAWIAVLRELRIGFVNGMIISTLVFCAVLLVTHKVLLASVMGAALWVDMLLGALAGGSIPLLLKELGRDPAQASSIFLTTITDSMGFLVLLGLAGLVLLH, translated from the coding sequence ATGAGCGTGAAAGAGGAATACACCCCTCGCCCCGACGAGGAACTGGACGACATGGCCGCCGTGGACTTCGAATCGCAGCATCCTGCGGATGCCGCCGAGACGATCGAAGGGCTGGACATCGCCGATCAGGTCAAGTTCATCAAGCAGCTGCCCATCAAGGACGCGGCCGAATCCATCGCGGAGATGGACGACCTCGACCAGAAGGCGCTCATCAGCAGCCTGAACCGGGGGCTGGCCGCCCGCATCGTCGAGGAGATGGCCCCGGACGATGCCACCGACCTCCTCGACGGCCTGTCCGACGACCTCCAGAAGGCCCTGCTCAGCCGCGTGGCCGCCGAGGATCGCGCGGAGCTCAAGACCCTGCTGACCTTCGACCCGGACACCGCGGGCGGCGTCATGAACACCGAGGTGGTCATCCTCGACCAGGACCTGAACGCGGACGAGGCCGTGGCCAAGATCCGCGAGGAGGTCGAGGACAAGGAGATCCCGTACTACGCCTACCTGGTGGACAAGAAGGACCGGCTGGTGGGCGTGCTCTCTTTGCGCGACCTGCTGCTGGCCAAGCGCGGCAGCCACCTGCGGGACCTGGTCAAGACCCAGAACCTCATTTCCGTTGGCTACAACGTGGACAAGGAAGAGGTCGCCCACCTCATCGCCCACTACAATTTCCTGGCCCTGCCCGTGGTCGATTTCGGCAACCGGCTGCTCGGCGTGGTCACGGTCGACGACGTCATCGACATCATCCACGAAGAGGCCTCCGAGGACATGCAGGCCATGGTCGGCGCGGGCGCGGACGAGACCACGGACTCCCCGTGGCTCTATTCCCTGCGCATGCGCCTGCCCTGGCTGATCCTCAACGTCATCTTCTCGGCCGTCTCGGCCTGGGTGGTCCATCTGTTCGAGGGCAACATCGCCCAGATGGCGGTGCTGGCCGTGCTCATGCCCGTTGTCGCCAACCAGGCGGGCAACACCGGGCAGCAGGCCCTGGCGGTCATGATCCGCCAGCTGGCCATGGAGCGTTTCGACCGCAAGCGCGCCTGGATCGCCGTGCTGCGCGAGCTGCGCATCGGGTTCGTCAACGGGATGATCATCTCCACCCTGGTCTTCTGCGCGGTCCTGCTGGTCACGCACAAGGTGCTCCTGGCCTCGGTCATGGGCGCGGCCCTGTGGGTGGACATGCTCCTGGGCGCACTGGCCGGCGGGTCCATTCCGCTGCTCCTCAAGGAGTTGGGGCGCGACCCGGCCCAGGCCTCGAGCATCTTCCTGACGACCATCACGGACTCCATGGGGTTCCTGGTCCTCCTCGGCCTGGCCGGGCTGGTCCTGCTGCACTGA
- a CDS encoding TrkH family potassium uptake protein: MRWRYVLHVIGALVACVGLTMVLPLAWGLYYHDGTAAPLAMSMGITVALGGIAFLVFRDRSHKASIMTHREGMAIVALGWFAAGAFGGLPFYLGGTFGSVVDCVFESLSGFSTTGSSVLADIEAVPRGLLFWRSLTHWLGGMGIIVLSLAILPFLGVGGMQLYKAEVPGPSPDKLKPRIKDTAMTLWKVYVLFSALETVLLMFGGMDLFEALCHTFGTMATGGFSTRNASVAGFDSAYIDYVITVFMLIAGVNFSLHYLVLKWKPSAMLKDPEFRVFAGMVLVFVVILTITVYVAGNYDNLADSVRYTSFQVASILTTTGFATADYELWPGLAQAILLFCMFVGGCAGSTGGGMKVMRIMLLFKQSYQELFRLIHPRSVSHVKMGRTVVKDDVISGVWGFAFLWVGLLVLAAFVVAATGVDVVTSFAASLACIGNIGPGIGGVGPTDNFAWMPDAAKWVLTFCMVLGRLEIYTVIILFVPEFWRK, encoded by the coding sequence ATGCGCTGGCGCTACGTCCTGCACGTCATCGGGGCGCTGGTGGCCTGCGTGGGGCTGACCATGGTCCTGCCCCTGGCCTGGGGGCTCTACTACCACGACGGCACGGCCGCGCCCCTGGCCATGTCCATGGGCATCACCGTGGCCCTGGGCGGGATCGCCTTCCTGGTTTTTCGCGACCGCTCGCACAAGGCGTCCATCATGACCCACCGCGAGGGCATGGCCATCGTGGCGCTGGGTTGGTTCGCGGCCGGGGCCTTCGGCGGGCTGCCGTTCTACCTGGGCGGGACCTTCGGGTCCGTGGTGGACTGCGTGTTCGAGTCCCTGTCCGGGTTCAGCACCACCGGCTCGTCCGTGCTGGCCGACATCGAGGCCGTACCGCGCGGGCTGCTCTTCTGGCGCAGCCTGACCCACTGGCTCGGCGGCATGGGCATCATCGTCCTGTCCCTGGCCATCCTGCCGTTCCTGGGCGTGGGCGGCATGCAGCTGTACAAGGCCGAGGTGCCGGGGCCGTCCCCGGACAAGCTCAAGCCGCGCATCAAGGACACGGCCATGACCCTGTGGAAGGTCTACGTCCTGTTCAGCGCGCTGGAGACCGTGCTGCTCATGTTCGGGGGCATGGACCTGTTCGAGGCCCTGTGCCACACCTTCGGGACCATGGCCACGGGCGGGTTCTCCACCCGGAACGCCTCGGTGGCGGGCTTCGACTCCGCCTACATCGACTACGTCATCACCGTGTTCATGCTCATCGCGGGCGTGAACTTCTCCCTGCACTACCTGGTCCTCAAGTGGAAGCCGTCGGCCATGCTCAAGGACCCGGAATTCCGGGTCTTCGCGGGCATGGTCCTCGTCTTTGTGGTCATCCTGACCATCACCGTGTACGTGGCCGGGAACTATGACAACCTGGCCGACTCGGTGCGCTACACCTCGTTCCAGGTGGCCTCCATCCTGACCACCACCGGGTTCGCCACGGCGGACTACGAGCTGTGGCCCGGCCTGGCCCAGGCCATCCTGCTGTTCTGCATGTTCGTGGGCGGCTGCGCCGGGTCCACGGGCGGCGGCATGAAGGTCATGCGCATCATGCTGCTCTTCAAGCAGTCCTACCAGGAACTCTTCCGGCTCATCCACCCGCGCTCCGTGTCCCACGTCAAGATGGGCCGCACCGTGGTCAAGGATGACGTCATCAGCGGCGTCTGGGGCTTCGCCTTCCTGTGGGTGGGGCTGCTGGTCCTGGCCGCCTTCGTGGTCGCGGCCACCGGCGTGGACGTGGTCACCTCCTTTGCCGCCTCCCTGGCCTGCATCGGCAACATCGGTCCCGGCATCGGCGGGGTAGGGCCCACGGACAACTTCGCCTGGATGCCGGACGCGGCCAAGTGGGTCCTGACCTTCTGCATGGTCCTGGGGCGGCTGGAAATCTACACCGTCATCATCCTCTTCGTGCCCGAGTTCTGGCGCAAGTAG
- a CDS encoding protein phosphatase CheZ, whose product MTSNEELVRELMEKVSDQLVENLKGTIASAVEREIARNLSKALLEGEFYRRVNEDLQGGLKKIYQEVKAARGGTEIKCITADIDPEELFSETSDQLDAVLRTTEKAAVEIIDIVEKLQDLQGSVATIVKGFESGGVTKRDREKLKEINGTLGTDLSNIMVSLSFQDLTGQRIKKIIDSLRQIEQIVREVMLSTGLMIRQREAEPEKDFEALSQEARNEATSKLQGPSEGTNQGDVDDLLASLGLD is encoded by the coding sequence ATGACCAGCAACGAAGAATTGGTTAGGGAACTGATGGAAAAGGTCTCCGACCAGCTCGTGGAAAATCTCAAGGGGACCATCGCGTCCGCCGTGGAACGGGAGATCGCCAGAAACCTGTCCAAGGCGCTGCTGGAAGGCGAATTCTACCGCCGGGTCAACGAGGACCTCCAGGGCGGGCTCAAGAAGATCTACCAGGAAGTCAAGGCCGCCCGGGGCGGGACCGAGATCAAGTGCATCACCGCGGACATCGACCCCGAGGAGCTCTTCTCCGAGACCTCGGACCAGCTGGACGCCGTGCTCAGGACCACGGAAAAGGCCGCCGTGGAGATCATCGACATCGTCGAGAAGCTCCAGGACCTCCAGGGGTCCGTGGCCACCATCGTCAAGGGGTTCGAGTCCGGCGGCGTGACCAAGCGGGACCGCGAGAAGCTCAAGGAAATCAACGGCACCCTGGGCACCGACCTATCCAATATCATGGTCTCCCTGAGCTTCCAGGATCTGACCGGACAGCGCATCAAGAAGATCATCGACTCCCTCCGCCAGATCGAACAGATCGTCCGCGAGGTCATGCTCTCCACCGGCCTGATGATCCGCCAGCGCGAGGCCGAGCCGGAGAAGGATTTCGAGGCCCTGTCCCAGGAGGCGCGCAACGAGGCCACCTCCAAGCTCCAGGGCCCGTCCGAAGGGACCAACCAGGGCGACGTGGACGACCTCCTCGCCTCCCTCGGCCTGGACTGA
- the nadB gene encoding L-aspartate oxidase — protein sequence MNNFRLQSDALIIGSGIAGSVAALTLADQGRDVILITAGADLKTGNTSLAQGGIVYRNEHDDPKILEKDILTAGWKHNYTRAVRFIARKGPEVLKELFLEKYKIPFNQRKPGDWYLTREGGHSMPRILYCDDHTGRNIMDVLADAVEKHPNIRVLTQRTAIDLLTTQHHARHLDFKYDLSNQCVGAYVFNDQVGKVETILSKYTMLATGGIGQIYLHTTNTPGSIGSGLAMAHRAGARLMNCEYVQFHPTALYGGTKRGERRFLVSEAVRGEGAVLVNKDGERFMPRYDPRADLAPRDIVTRAIMDEMLTTDDDSVYLDCSGIKQDVDKRFPTISERCRKMGLNMASDPVPVVPAAHYFCGGILVDSRARTTLDQLYAAGECSCTGVHGANRLASTSLLEGMLWGHSAGHDMAMRLNRTSGLSRKLLDAIPDWVPHGIRDEDPALIAQDWSNIRNTMWNYVGVARSSNRLNRAFVDLRKLTKNLQDFYRETELSKSIIDLFHGSQTAYIITLSALRNKETKGCHYRID from the coding sequence ATGAACAATTTTCGCCTGCAATCCGACGCGTTGATCATCGGTTCCGGCATCGCCGGTTCCGTAGCCGCCCTCACCCTGGCCGACCAGGGGCGCGACGTCATCCTCATTACTGCCGGGGCCGACCTGAAAACCGGCAACACCTCCCTTGCCCAGGGGGGCATCGTCTACCGCAACGAGCACGACGACCCCAAGATCCTGGAAAAGGACATCCTGACCGCGGGCTGGAAGCACAACTACACCCGCGCCGTGCGCTTCATCGCCCGCAAGGGACCGGAAGTGCTGAAGGAACTCTTTCTCGAAAAGTACAAGATTCCCTTCAACCAGCGTAAACCCGGCGACTGGTACCTGACCCGCGAGGGCGGGCACTCCATGCCCCGCATCCTCTACTGCGACGACCACACGGGCCGGAACATCATGGACGTCCTGGCCGACGCCGTGGAGAAGCACCCGAACATCCGCGTGCTGACCCAGCGCACGGCCATCGACCTGTTGACCACCCAGCACCACGCCCGGCACCTGGACTTCAAGTACGACCTGTCCAACCAGTGCGTGGGGGCCTACGTCTTCAACGACCAGGTGGGCAAGGTCGAGACCATCCTGTCCAAGTACACCATGCTGGCCACCGGCGGCATCGGACAGATCTACCTGCACACCACCAACACCCCCGGCTCCATCGGCTCGGGCCTGGCCATGGCCCATCGCGCGGGCGCCCGGCTGATGAACTGCGAATACGTCCAGTTCCATCCCACGGCCCTGTACGGCGGGACCAAGCGCGGCGAACGCCGCTTCCTGGTCTCCGAGGCCGTGCGCGGCGAGGGCGCGGTCCTGGTCAACAAGGACGGCGAGCGCTTCATGCCCCGCTACGATCCGCGCGCCGACCTGGCCCCCCGCGACATCGTCACCAGGGCGATCATGGACGAGATGCTGACCACGGACGACGACTCCGTGTACCTGGACTGCTCCGGGATCAAGCAGGACGTGGACAAGCGCTTTCCGACCATCTCCGAGCGCTGCCGCAAGATGGGCCTGAACATGGCCTCGGACCCGGTCCCCGTGGTCCCGGCCGCCCACTACTTCTGCGGCGGCATCCTGGTGGACTCCCGCGCCCGGACCACCCTGGACCAGCTTTACGCGGCCGGGGAATGCAGCTGCACCGGTGTGCACGGCGCCAACCGGCTGGCCAGCACCTCGCTGCTCGAAGGCATGCTCTGGGGCCACTCCGCCGGACACGACATGGCCATGCGCCTGAACCGGACCTCGGGCCTGTCCCGCAAGCTCCTGGACGCCATCCCGGACTGGGTGCCCCACGGCATCCGCGACGAGGACCCGGCCCTGATCGCCCAGGACTGGTCCAACATCCGCAACACCATGTGGAACTACGTGGGCGTGGCCCGTTCGAGCAACCGGCTCAACCGCGCCTTCGTGGACCTGCGCAAGCTGACCAAGAACCTCCAGGACTTCTACCGCGAGACCGAGTTGAGCAAGTCCATCATCGACCTCTTCCACGGCTCCCAGACGGCCTACATCATCACCTTGTCCGCCCTGCGCAACAAGGAGACCAAGGGGTGCCACTACCGCATCGACTAG
- a CDS encoding PilZ domain-containing protein, with amino-acid sequence MSEEKRSFSRIQVRLKAQARVMHSLDSPQLFTGDAMPQPVTREDFVKKSKLPEEVTAFLAEMDRKLDQIISMLGQDSVKADFSLPVEVMEISAAGVKFRSARQFQPGDALELIIYLSQSPMRLAGSKGRILDQEPDTGLYRFEFVDLRGSDMEAIVQFVFKEQREQIRNSKM; translated from the coding sequence ATGAGTGAAGAGAAACGCTCCTTCTCGCGCATACAGGTCCGGCTCAAGGCCCAGGCCCGCGTCATGCATTCCCTGGATTCGCCCCAGCTCTTCACCGGCGACGCCATGCCCCAGCCGGTCACCCGCGAGGACTTCGTCAAGAAGAGCAAGCTCCCCGAGGAAGTGACCGCCTTCCTGGCGGAGATGGACCGCAAGCTCGACCAGATCATCTCCATGCTCGGCCAGGACTCGGTCAAGGCCGACTTCTCCCTGCCCGTGGAGGTCATGGAGATCTCCGCCGCGGGCGTCAAGTTCCGCTCGGCCCGGCAATTCCAGCCCGGCGACGCCCTGGAACTGATCATCTACCTCAGCCAGTCGCCTATGCGTCTGGCGGGCAGCAAGGGGCGCATCCTGGACCAGGAGCCCGACACCGGCCTGTACCGCTTCGAATTCGTGGACCTGCGCGGATCGGACATGGAGGCCATCGTGCAGTTCGTCTTCAAGGAACAGCGCGAACAGATCCGCAACTCCAAAATGTAG
- a CDS encoding tetratricopeptide repeat protein: MKMKNSSLFTVLLILLSLSALAGCATRTDVEAMQSDRQQDLNRIRQLEAELAESKQQLKAEIEKSNNPIREQSADMWAEIQSLRAEIAKMRGEVDNLNIRMDRQVGAADSAVTVEDLSKRLSEVEFAMVNELQVDLPEVRKAHDAAAAATATAGATAAATATAATAAPADAPEEAAVATGAAAAGAATAAAQADTDPAKALYDKAYALYKEGNYERARSYWAEFTDTFKGHAFTPSAVFWQGQCYYMLKDYARAVILYEDVIEKYQKSSKYKAALLRAGYSWERLGKPELAKMRFEEIIKKFPKTVEATQAKRSLDKMK, translated from the coding sequence ATGAAGATGAAAAACAGCAGTCTTTTCACCGTCCTGTTGATCCTCCTGAGCCTGTCCGCGCTGGCCGGTTGCGCCACCAGGACCGACGTGGAGGCCATGCAGTCCGACCGTCAGCAGGACCTCAACCGAATCCGGCAGCTTGAGGCCGAACTGGCCGAGTCCAAACAGCAGCTCAAGGCAGAGATCGAGAAGTCCAACAACCCCATCCGCGAACAGTCCGCCGACATGTGGGCCGAAATCCAGTCCCTGCGCGCCGAGATCGCCAAGATGCGCGGCGAGGTGGACAATCTGAACATCCGCATGGACCGCCAGGTGGGCGCGGCCGACTCCGCCGTGACCGTCGAGGACCTGTCCAAGCGGCTGTCCGAGGTGGAATTCGCCATGGTGAACGAGCTCCAGGTGGACCTGCCCGAGGTCCGCAAGGCGCATGACGCGGCCGCTGCCGCCACGGCCACCGCCGGGGCCACTGCGGCCGCCACAGCCACCGCCGCCACCGCCGCCCCGGCCGACGCCCCCGAAGAGGCGGCCGTCGCAACCGGAGCCGCAGCGGCCGGAGCCGCCACGGCCGCGGCCCAGGCCGACACCGACCCGGCCAAGGCCCTCTACGACAAGGCCTACGCCCTGTACAAGGAAGGCAACTACGAGCGCGCCCGCTCCTACTGGGCCGAGTTCACCGACACCTTCAAGGGCCATGCCTTCACGCCCAGCGCGGTCTTCTGGCAGGGCCAGTGCTATTACATGCTCAAGGACTACGCCCGGGCCGTCATCCTCTACGAGGACGTCATCGAGAAGTACCAGAAGAGCTCCAAGTACAAGGCCGCCCTGCTCCGGGCCGGCTACTCCTGGGAGCGCCTGGGCAAGCCCGAGCTGGCCAAGATGCGTTTCGAGGAAATCATCAAAAAATTCCCCAAGACCGTGGAAGCCACCCAGGCCAAGCGGTCCCTGGACAAAATGAAATAA
- the lspA gene encoding signal peptidase II: MNRYKLAAVWAAGTVVLDQITKLLVHNLMQPWTGREIVPGLFNLVHVLNKGAAWGFLDDDKIDWQRPLFILISLAAVLVIAYMIRLTRDGDRWMLAGLGMIAGGAVGNAIDRLWLGSVIDFLDFYAGSYHWPAFNVADSALTVGAGCIIVSTLLNRGDTRKPSRLS, translated from the coding sequence ATGAATCGGTACAAGCTGGCAGCCGTCTGGGCGGCGGGCACCGTGGTGCTCGACCAGATCACCAAGCTCCTGGTCCACAACCTGATGCAGCCGTGGACCGGCAGGGAGATCGTTCCCGGTCTGTTCAACCTGGTTCACGTGCTGAACAAGGGCGCGGCCTGGGGCTTCCTGGACGACGACAAGATCGACTGGCAGCGCCCGCTGTTCATCCTCATCTCCCTGGCCGCCGTCCTGGTCATCGCCTACATGATCCGGCTGACCAGGGACGGGGACCGCTGGATGCTCGCCGGGCTGGGCATGATCGCGGGCGGGGCCGTGGGCAACGCCATCGACCGGCTCTGGCTCGGCTCGGTCATCGACTTCCTGGACTTCTACGCGGGCAGCTACCACTGGCCCGCCTTCAACGTGGCCGACAGCGCCCTGACCGTGGGCGCGGGCTGCATCATCGTGTCCACCCTGCTCAACCGCGGGGACACCCGAAAGCCGTCCCGGCTTTCCTAA
- a CDS encoding PLD nuclease N-terminal domain-containing protein, whose protein sequence is MFADFSALTPTQWAIVLIAVGACFAFSVWSILDVWKRNFESPTEKSLWMQICIFIPILGALTYLFLGRKRGSLQ, encoded by the coding sequence ATGTTCGCAGACTTCTCGGCCCTGACCCCGACCCAGTGGGCCATCGTGCTGATCGCGGTCGGCGCCTGTTTCGCCTTCAGCGTCTGGTCCATCCTGGACGTCTGGAAACGGAACTTCGAATCCCCGACGGAAAAGAGCCTGTGGATGCAGATCTGCATTTTTATTCCCATCCTCGGCGCTCTGACGTATCTTTTCCTCGGCAGAAAAAGAGGGAGCTTGCAATGA
- the nadC gene encoding carboxylating nicotinate-nucleotide diphosphorylase has translation MPTNLFDDFFQAEARMFLLATIRIALAEDGSDLTSQGLFTESDMAQALIVAKQRTVVAGLPIIPLVLEFGGKECQAHLNVDDGETVSEGTMVAAIQGPAIQLLKAERVMLNFLCHLSGVANLTARYVEALKGTKTTLLDTRKTLPGLRFPEKYAVLAGGGRNHRLTLSDMLMLKDNHIDRAGSITEAVRQLRTVLSPCPPIEVECRTLDDVKETSKLDVQRIMLDNMDAETARTALSMIPDAIETEISGNVSLETIRDIAELGPDYISVGKLTHSAPSSDFSMQFVPL, from the coding sequence ATGCCCACCAACCTTTTCGACGACTTTTTCCAGGCCGAGGCCAGGATGTTCCTGCTGGCCACCATCCGCATAGCTCTGGCCGAGGACGGCTCGGACCTGACCAGCCAGGGGCTGTTCACCGAGTCCGACATGGCCCAGGCCCTGATCGTGGCCAAACAGCGCACCGTCGTGGCCGGGCTGCCGATCATCCCGCTCGTGCTCGAATTCGGCGGCAAGGAGTGCCAGGCGCACCTCAACGTGGACGACGGCGAGACCGTGTCCGAGGGGACCATGGTCGCGGCCATCCAGGGCCCGGCCATTCAGCTGCTCAAGGCCGAACGGGTCATGCTCAACTTCCTCTGCCATCTGTCCGGCGTCGCCAACCTGACCGCGCGATACGTGGAGGCCCTCAAGGGCACCAAGACCACCCTGCTCGACACGCGCAAGACCCTTCCCGGCCTGCGCTTTCCCGAAAAGTACGCGGTCCTGGCCGGGGGCGGCAGGAATCACCGCCTGACCCTGTCCGACATGCTCATGCTCAAGGACAACCACATCGACCGGGCCGGGTCCATCACCGAGGCCGTGCGCCAGCTCCGGACCGTCCTCTCGCCCTGCCCGCCCATCGAGGTGGAGTGCCGGACCCTGGACGACGTCAAGGAGACCTCCAAGCTGGACGTGCAGCGGATCATGCTCGACAACATGGACGCCGAGACCGCCCGGACCGCCCTGTCCATGATCCCCGACGCCATCGAGACGGAAATCAGCGGCAACGTCTCCCTGGAAACCATCCGCGACATTGCCGAACTCGGACCGGACTACATCTCCGTGGGCAAGCTGACCCACTCCGCGCCCAGTTCCGATTTCAGTATGCAATTCGTGCCGTTGTGA